A single genomic interval of Apis cerana isolate GH-2021 linkage group LG2, AcerK_1.0, whole genome shotgun sequence harbors:
- the LOC107999570 gene encoding gephyrin isoform X2: MLMSSLKITPMAMLSRGVSGIRDKTLIINLPGSPKAAKECLSVIAPAIPHAVDLIRDNKEKIKNMHGNMQNNIVAEKQDKISSCLTSIIKRNRESLYPMISVEEALQLIHKHVEPLNSNGKSEDLEKSHNRILDGDLYSKYDLPPFRASIKDGYAVLANDGKGKRRVLSGIKAGDTVTTIKLEPGTCVRVNTGAPIPDDATAVIQVEDTKLIKGTADNMEEEEIEIMREVKSGQDIRSIGCDIKKGELILKSGTKLGAVELGLAAACGYKKLLVTDFPKIGVLSTGNELQNPGTTLLPGHIYDSNKITLLSILKENGFDALDMGIAIDDENIMIDKIKYILTQTDVLITSGSVSMGDRDILKSILQHYFNATIHFGRVNMKPGKPTTFATCFFQNRKKYLLCLPGNPVSATVTMNLFALPLLKQLCKDFSIPIIVRTKLMSSYNLDPRPEYARAILKWSSTDILPLAYSTGDQISSKLLNCKNANALLMLPARTTEKITLQEGDVVQAMLLGFMQ, from the exons ATGCTAATGtctagtttaaaaattactccAATGGCTATGTTATCTag aggTGTTAGTGGAATACGagataaaacattaattataaatttaccgGGATCGCCAAAAGCTGCAAAAGAATGCTTAAGTGTAATTGCACCTGCTATACCACATGCTGTTGATTTGATTAGAgataataaggaaaaaataaaaaatatgcatggaaatatgcaaaataacaTTGTTGCAgaaaaacaagataaaatttca tcaTGTTTAACTAGTATAATTAAACGCAATAGGGAATCTTTATATCCAATGATTAGTGTGGAAGAAGCTTTACAATTGATTCATAAACATGTAGAACCATTAAATTCTAATGGTAAATCAGAAGATTTAGAAAAGAGTCATAACAGAATATTGGATGgtgatttatattctaaatatgatTTACCACCGTTTAGAGCTTCTATTAAAGATGGTTATGCAGTTTTAGCAAATGATGGAAAGGGCAAAAGAAGAGTATTAAGTGGAATAAAAGCTGGAGACACT GTCACTACAATTAAACTTGAACCTGGTACATGTGTAAGAGTAAATACAGGTGCTCCAATTCCAGATG atgcAACAGCAGTTATTCAAGTTGAAGATACTAAACTTATAAAAGGAACTGCAGATAAtatggaggaagaagaaatcgaaatcATGAGAGAAGTAAAATCTGGACAGGATATTAG atcTATTGGttgtgatattaaaaaaggggaattgattttaaaatcagGAACAAAATTAGGAGCAGTAGAATTAGGTCTTGCTGCTGCATGtggttacaaaaaattattagtcactgattttccaaaaattggtGTGTTATCTACAGGAAACGAATTACAAAATCCTGGAACTACTTTATTGCCAGGACACATATATGAtagcaataaaattacattattatcaatattaaaggAAAATGGTTTTGATGCCTTGGATATGGGTATTGCAATAGATGA tgaGAATATTATGATAGACaaaattaagtatatattaacaCAAACTGATGTACTTATAACATCAGGTTCTGTATCAATGGGTGATAGAGATATATTGAAGTCTATTTTGCAACATTATTTCAATGCTACTATACATTtcg gTCGTGTAAATATGAAACCCGGGAAACCGACTACTTTTGCAAcatgtttttttcaaaatagaaaaaaatatttattatgtttaccGGGTAATCCAGTTTCTGCAACTGTTACtatgaatttatttgcacTGCCtttattgaaacaattatGTAAAGATTTTTCTATACCTATAATCGTGAGAACAaaa ttaatgtCATCTTATAATTTGGATCCACGTCCTGAGTATGCAAGagcaattttaaaatggaGTAGTACGGATATTTTACCACTAGCTTATAGTACTGGAGATCAAATTAGTAGTAAATTACTTAACTGCAAAAATGCAAATGCATTATTAATGTTACCAGCGCGTACGACAGAAAAGATAACATTACAAGAAGGAGATGTGGTACAAGCAATGTTATTAGGatttatgcaataa
- the LOC107999570 gene encoding gephyrin isoform X1 yields the protein MDSIRFGLLTVSDSCYKHNSEDKSGFEIEQCIKDKNSDIGKILKGEIYYKTIVPDKEYIIKENLISWSDNRQVDVILTIGGTGFSKRDVTPEATKEIIHKEASGIITAMLMSSLKITPMAMLSRGVSGIRDKTLIINLPGSPKAAKECLSVIAPAIPHAVDLIRDNKEKIKNMHGNMQNNIVAEKQDKISSCLTSIIKRNRESLYPMISVEEALQLIHKHVEPLNSNGKSEDLEKSHNRILDGDLYSKYDLPPFRASIKDGYAVLANDGKGKRRVLSGIKAGDTVTTIKLEPGTCVRVNTGAPIPDDATAVIQVEDTKLIKGTADNMEEEEIEIMREVKSGQDIRSIGCDIKKGELILKSGTKLGAVELGLAAACGYKKLLVTDFPKIGVLSTGNELQNPGTTLLPGHIYDSNKITLLSILKENGFDALDMGIAIDDENIMIDKIKYILTQTDVLITSGSVSMGDRDILKSILQHYFNATIHFGRVNMKPGKPTTFATCFFQNRKKYLLCLPGNPVSATVTMNLFALPLLKQLCKDFSIPIIVRTKLMSSYNLDPRPEYARAILKWSSTDILPLAYSTGDQISSKLLNCKNANALLMLPARTTEKITLQEGDVVQAMLLGFMQ from the exons atggaTTCAATAAGATTTGGTTTATTAAcag tTAGTGATAGCTGTTACAAACATAATAGTGAGGATAAAAGTGGATTTGAAATAGAGCAatgtattaaagataaaaattctgatattggaaagattttaaaaggtgaaatatattataaaactattgttccagataaagaatatataataaag gaaaatttaatttcttggaGTGATAATAGACAAGTGGATGTCATCTTAACAATTGGTGGTACAGGATTTTCTAAAAGAGATGTGACTCCTGAAgcaacaaaagaaattattcataaagaaGCTTCTGGTATAATTACTGCCATGCTAATGtctagtttaaaaattactccAATGGCTATGTTATCTag aggTGTTAGTGGAATACGagataaaacattaattataaatttaccgGGATCGCCAAAAGCTGCAAAAGAATGCTTAAGTGTAATTGCACCTGCTATACCACATGCTGTTGATTTGATTAGAgataataaggaaaaaataaaaaatatgcatggaaatatgcaaaataacaTTGTTGCAgaaaaacaagataaaatttca tcaTGTTTAACTAGTATAATTAAACGCAATAGGGAATCTTTATATCCAATGATTAGTGTGGAAGAAGCTTTACAATTGATTCATAAACATGTAGAACCATTAAATTCTAATGGTAAATCAGAAGATTTAGAAAAGAGTCATAACAGAATATTGGATGgtgatttatattctaaatatgatTTACCACCGTTTAGAGCTTCTATTAAAGATGGTTATGCAGTTTTAGCAAATGATGGAAAGGGCAAAAGAAGAGTATTAAGTGGAATAAAAGCTGGAGACACT GTCACTACAATTAAACTTGAACCTGGTACATGTGTAAGAGTAAATACAGGTGCTCCAATTCCAGATG atgcAACAGCAGTTATTCAAGTTGAAGATACTAAACTTATAAAAGGAACTGCAGATAAtatggaggaagaagaaatcgaaatcATGAGAGAAGTAAAATCTGGACAGGATATTAG atcTATTGGttgtgatattaaaaaaggggaattgattttaaaatcagGAACAAAATTAGGAGCAGTAGAATTAGGTCTTGCTGCTGCATGtggttacaaaaaattattagtcactgattttccaaaaattggtGTGTTATCTACAGGAAACGAATTACAAAATCCTGGAACTACTTTATTGCCAGGACACATATATGAtagcaataaaattacattattatcaatattaaaggAAAATGGTTTTGATGCCTTGGATATGGGTATTGCAATAGATGA tgaGAATATTATGATAGACaaaattaagtatatattaacaCAAACTGATGTACTTATAACATCAGGTTCTGTATCAATGGGTGATAGAGATATATTGAAGTCTATTTTGCAACATTATTTCAATGCTACTATACATTtcg gTCGTGTAAATATGAAACCCGGGAAACCGACTACTTTTGCAAcatgtttttttcaaaatagaaaaaaatatttattatgtttaccGGGTAATCCAGTTTCTGCAACTGTTACtatgaatttatttgcacTGCCtttattgaaacaattatGTAAAGATTTTTCTATACCTATAATCGTGAGAACAaaa ttaatgtCATCTTATAATTTGGATCCACGTCCTGAGTATGCAAGagcaattttaaaatggaGTAGTACGGATATTTTACCACTAGCTTATAGTACTGGAGATCAAATTAGTAGTAAATTACTTAACTGCAAAAATGCAAATGCATTATTAATGTTACCAGCGCGTACGACAGAAAAGATAACATTACAAGAAGGAGATGTGGTACAAGCAATGTTATTAGGatttatgcaataa